In one Sphingobium sp. MI1205 genomic region, the following are encoded:
- a CDS encoding tail protein X produces the protein MASEQRLVARSGDKLDLLLWRDAGLGPAEISRVCDANPGLADLGPILPLGTIVIVPATADANATRVLPLIQLWD, from the coding sequence ATGGCGTCGGAGCAGCGCCTTGTTGCCCGGTCAGGGGACAAGCTGGACCTGCTACTGTGGCGCGATGCCGGGCTTGGTCCTGCTGAGATTTCCCGCGTCTGTGACGCCAATCCGGGGCTGGCCGATCTTGGCCCCATCCTTCCGCTCGGCACCATCGTCATCGTGCCCGCAACCGCCGACGCCAACGCAACGCGCGTGCTTCCCCTCATTCAGCTTTGGGATTGA
- a CDS encoding phage tail protein I: protein MTYPSILPPSSTALEKALEQTAARILDFPAPVRAVWSPNDCPIELLPWLAWGLSLDNWSSDWTEAIKRERVRRAIPIARQKGTAASVRAVVQSFGGSVAIREWWQQEPKGDPHTFNLVMNLEQDGVPASAAFVDQVIAEVSRAKPVRSHFTFTQGVTAKAGIGLVAAVRPTIYARLSCTAPAA, encoded by the coding sequence ATGACCTATCCGTCGATCTTGCCCCCTTCATCGACTGCGTTGGAAAAGGCGCTGGAGCAGACGGCTGCTCGCATCCTCGACTTTCCAGCGCCGGTGCGCGCGGTCTGGTCGCCCAACGATTGTCCGATCGAACTGCTGCCGTGGCTCGCATGGGGCCTGTCGCTCGACAACTGGTCTTCCGATTGGACGGAAGCAATCAAGCGCGAGCGCGTCCGCCGCGCTATCCCAATCGCCCGGCAGAAGGGCACCGCCGCGTCCGTGCGCGCCGTCGTCCAGAGCTTCGGCGGTTCCGTTGCAATCCGCGAATGGTGGCAGCAGGAGCCCAAGGGCGACCCGCACACCTTCAACCTTGTGATGAACCTTGAGCAGGACGGCGTGCCCGCCTCCGCTGCCTTCGTTGATCAGGTTATTGCGGAAGTCAGCCGCGCCAAGCCGGTGCGCAGCCACTTCACCTTCACGCAGGGCGTCACCGCAAAGGCCGGAATCGGCTTGGTCGCGGCGGTTCGCCCAACCATCTATGCCCGCCTTTCCTGCACTGCACCGGCGGCCTGA
- a CDS encoding baseplate assembly protein has protein sequence MADATFTAVDLSRLPAPSIIEALDFEAIYADAVAHMQSIMPGFEARDSDPASKLLQTFAYLVQLHRQRVNDAARAVMPAYATGADLDNIAALFGITRFTLVPADEVLGIPAIMESDADFRRRMVLAPEGYSVAGPEGAYVFHALSADEDVLDASAISPAPGEVLVSVLSRTGSGEASPELLTAVDAFVSDETRRPLTDFVTVQSAEIIEYAVVATLTTFSGPDGSVVLATAQASLLAYVEASHRLGRDITRSGLFAALHVEGVQNVVLTSPAADIVVSRVQAPHCTGITVNYAGTGE, from the coding sequence ATGGCCGATGCTACCTTCACCGCTGTCGATCTGTCGCGCCTGCCCGCGCCCAGCATTATCGAGGCTCTCGATTTCGAGGCGATCTATGCTGATGCCGTCGCGCACATGCAGTCGATCATGCCGGGATTCGAGGCCCGCGACAGCGATCCAGCGTCGAAGCTGCTCCAGACCTTCGCCTATCTTGTCCAGCTGCACCGGCAGCGCGTCAATGACGCGGCTCGGGCTGTCATGCCCGCCTACGCCACCGGGGCCGATCTCGACAACATCGCCGCCCTGTTCGGCATTACCCGCTTCACCCTCGTTCCGGCTGACGAAGTGCTGGGCATCCCGGCGATTATGGAGAGCGATGCGGATTTCCGCCGCCGCATGGTGCTGGCGCCCGAGGGCTATTCGGTCGCCGGGCCAGAAGGTGCCTATGTCTTCCACGCGCTTTCAGCGGATGAGGACGTGCTGGACGCCAGCGCCATCAGCCCCGCTCCGGGGGAAGTGCTGGTGTCGGTTCTTTCGCGCACCGGATCGGGTGAAGCTTCGCCCGAGCTGCTCACGGCGGTCGATGCCTTCGTGTCAGATGAGACGCGCCGCCCGCTGACGGATTTCGTCACGGTCCAGTCGGCAGAGATCATAGAATATGCGGTCGTTGCGACGCTGACCACCTTCAGCGGCCCTGATGGCAGCGTTGTGCTTGCGACCGCGCAGGCGAGCCTTCTCGCCTATGTCGAGGCGAGCCATCGGCTTGGCCGCGACATCACCCGCTCGGGCCTGTTTGCCGCCCTCCATGTTGAGGGCGTGCAAAATGTCGTGCTGACCTCGCCTGCTGCCGACATCGTCGTTTCGCGCGTCCAGGCACCGCACTGCACCGGCATCACGGTCAATTACGCGGGCACGGGCGAATGA
- a CDS encoding phage tail protein produces MRKADSLRQWLTAFLPDLKTHPDRLQIYVEGGQISTRQSRTLSFAYAYTLKVGIWDFAGDADTIMVPMLAWIEKEQPQLLRRSDAQPFTFEAELLDSEASDILISIDLTETVLVLPRADGSGYDVQHPAEPNFCDAFDGVTASFLQGFGNAELLVETADPDADLTPAIPPDA; encoded by the coding sequence ATGCGCAAGGCCGACAGCCTGCGGCAATGGCTCACCGCCTTTCTGCCGGATCTGAAAACCCATCCCGACCGCCTGCAGATCTATGTCGAGGGCGGGCAGATCAGCACGCGGCAGTCCCGCACGCTGTCATTCGCCTATGCCTATACGCTTAAGGTCGGCATCTGGGATTTCGCCGGTGACGCCGACACGATCATGGTGCCTATGCTGGCATGGATCGAGAAGGAGCAGCCCCAGCTGCTGCGCCGGTCCGATGCCCAGCCCTTTACCTTCGAGGCCGAACTGCTCGACAGCGAAGCGTCGGACATTCTGATCTCGATCGACCTGACTGAAACCGTCCTTGTCCTGCCCCGCGCCGATGGCAGCGGCTATGACGTCCAGCACCCGGCGGAACCGAATTTCTGCGATGCTTTTGACGGGGTGACAGCTTCCTTCCTGCAGGGCTTTGGCAACGCCGAACTGCTGGTTGAGACTGCCGATCCCGACGCTGATCTGACCCCAGCGATTCCGCCCGACGCATGA
- a CDS encoding phage virion morphogenesis protein, which produces MSEDLAEIERIAGALIRSLSSGQRRTLMRRMARTMAQSQRERIAAQRQPDGSKFEARKEKAPPVSGRGATCFLYPSGGGGEPRKVIMNSFAWTTGRMMTGFDIEAGGIRSFEFDKVVKWLPIPEEHRNAGGSSLRRRGGLRRRAMFRRLASGRFLRTGADDQGFWVGFSGKVSQIAGVHQYGLRDKPSLRAKAVPYPKRELLGATAADREQLLDMLYTQLAEV; this is translated from the coding sequence ATGAGCGAGGATCTTGCCGAGATCGAGCGCATTGCCGGGGCGCTGATCCGCAGCCTGTCATCAGGCCAGCGCCGCACCCTCATGCGCCGCATGGCCCGCACCATGGCCCAGAGCCAGCGCGAGCGCATCGCCGCCCAGCGCCAGCCTGACGGCTCGAAATTCGAGGCGCGCAAGGAAAAGGCCCCGCCGGTGTCGGGCCGGGGGGCGACATGCTTTCTCTATCCATCCGGCGGCGGTGGCGAGCCGCGCAAGGTCATCATGAATTCGTTCGCCTGGACGACGGGGCGCATGATGACAGGCTTCGACATTGAGGCTGGCGGGATCCGCTCATTCGAGTTCGACAAGGTTGTGAAATGGCTCCCGATCCCCGAAGAGCATCGCAACGCGGGGGGCAGCAGTCTTCGCCGCCGGGGCGGCCTGCGTCGCCGCGCCATGTTCCGGCGCTTGGCGAGTGGGCGATTCCTGCGCACCGGGGCGGATGATCAGGGCTTCTGGGTCGGCTTTTCCGGCAAGGTGTCGCAGATCGCAGGCGTTCACCAGTATGGCCTGCGCGACAAGCCATCGTTGCGCGCCAAGGCCGTGCCCTATCCCAAGCGTGAACTGCTCGGCGCGACGGCGGCGGACCGTGAGCAGCTGCTAGACATGCTCTATACTCAGTTAGCAGAAGTGTAA
- a CDS encoding head completion/stabilization protein — protein sequence MTFVARPPASEIEQPPEEETAVINDGFFPDIDPAAVRDAARIPTSITPARLRAAIIGAVMTAGIDLQQFAADSIAAGHATLADVPAPQLDGASVQLFRYHRAVALYAKAELIERHPDFDTTAAGGAEGNDAATAIGSLRRDAMHAVRDMLGQTRTVVDLI from the coding sequence ATGACGTTCGTCGCCCGACCGCCCGCGTCCGAGATTGAGCAGCCGCCGGAAGAGGAAACTGCGGTCATCAACGACGGCTTCTTCCCCGACATTGATCCGGCGGCAGTCCGCGATGCCGCGAGGATCCCGACCAGCATCACGCCCGCGCGTCTGCGCGCCGCAATCATCGGTGCGGTCATGACGGCAGGAATCGACCTGCAGCAATTCGCCGCGGATTCCATCGCCGCCGGGCACGCCACGCTTGCTGACGTGCCCGCGCCCCAGCTGGACGGGGCGAGCGTGCAGCTGTTCCGCTACCACCGCGCCGTCGCGCTCTATGCAAAAGCCGAACTGATCGAGCGGCATCCCGACTTCGACACCACGGCAGCGGGCGGGGCGGAAGGCAATGACGCTGCAACGGCGATCGGGAGCTTGCGCCGTGATGCGATGCACGCGGTGCGCGACATGCTGGGCCAGACCCGAACTGTGGTGGACCTCATCTGA
- a CDS encoding gp53-like domain-containing protein, whose amino-acid sequence MALTIIVTNAGRAALVNAANTGTAPVTIAQVGLSGTALVPSATATALPGEFKRLATISGDVVADDTIHLIVRDEGTDVFTVRSIGLYLADGTLFAIYGQAAVLVEKSAQAMMLIAIDVKFEDVAATTLTFGDANFLNPPATTEQMGVVELATLAEAIAGIDTTRVPAAKMIKDAVTSWLDSRFGANNASIWHPGNDGAGSGLDADLLDGQQGSYYTNITARLGYTPVQQGTGVGQLANSIKMGWSGTRLKATVDSSDLGNLVFDGHITDVWRASNDGAGSGLDADLLDGQQATYYTDITARLGYTPLNSTAYTAEDVKTKLLTVDGAGSGFDADLLDGQHGSYYTAITARLGYTPVDVADYTAADVKTKLLTVDGAGSGFDADLLDGQQGSYYTNITARLGYTPLDASGDTLTGDLTLLYATPTISFRASGYMTGFIRNDGNILYFLRGAVNATTFTAVNGTWPMTINLANNEVRVGGELYARNGNKVWDAGNDGAGSGMDADLLDGQQGSYYTDIAARLGFTPVRQGGGAGQGTNIIRIGWSGSRLKAQVDGVDQGNIVFDAQFGAQNLSSNGYQVLPGGLILQWGNVVAPANGINAITFPIAFPTECLAGFATNMSGAVPSAWASAGSQSATGMSVGHARASLTAAAAGTAAFWWAIGR is encoded by the coding sequence ATGGCTCTCACCATCATCGTCACCAATGCTGGCCGGGCTGCGCTGGTCAATGCCGCAAACACTGGAACCGCGCCTGTCACCATCGCACAAGTGGGCCTGTCGGGCACGGCTCTCGTGCCCTCTGCGACCGCGACCGCGCTTCCCGGCGAGTTCAAGCGGCTTGCCACCATATCCGGCGACGTGGTTGCCGACGACACCATCCACCTCATCGTTCGCGATGAAGGCACAGACGTCTTCACCGTGCGTAGCATCGGACTTTACCTCGCCGATGGCACTCTGTTCGCGATCTATGGGCAGGCCGCCGTGCTTGTCGAGAAATCTGCGCAGGCGATGATGCTCATCGCGATCGACGTAAAGTTCGAGGACGTGGCCGCCACGACACTCACTTTTGGCGACGCCAATTTCCTCAACCCTCCCGCGACGACGGAACAGATGGGCGTGGTGGAGCTGGCGACGCTCGCCGAGGCGATTGCAGGCATCGACACGACGCGCGTTCCCGCTGCGAAGATGATCAAAGATGCCGTCACTTCGTGGCTCGACAGCCGCTTCGGCGCAAACAATGCCAGCATCTGGCATCCGGGCAATGATGGTGCCGGATCAGGTCTGGACGCTGATCTGCTCGACGGGCAGCAGGGCAGCTATTACACCAACATTACCGCGCGCCTTGGCTACACTCCAGTCCAGCAAGGTACTGGTGTCGGACAGCTTGCAAACAGCATCAAGATGGGCTGGTCGGGCACGCGCCTCAAGGCCACGGTGGATAGTTCCGATCTCGGCAATCTTGTCTTTGATGGGCACATTACGGACGTCTGGCGGGCGTCGAACGACGGCGCGGGATCGGGACTTGATGCCGATCTGCTTGACGGTCAGCAGGCCACCTATTACACCGATATCACGGCGCGGCTTGGCTATACGCCGCTCAATTCCACTGCCTACACGGCGGAGGACGTCAAAACGAAACTGCTGACGGTGGACGGCGCAGGCAGCGGTTTCGATGCCGACCTGCTCGATGGGCAACACGGCAGCTATTATACGGCTATCACGGCGCGGCTTGGTTATACGCCCGTCGATGTCGCCGACTACACAGCGGCAGACGTAAAAACGAAACTGCTGACGGTCGATGGTGCTGGCAGCGGTTTCGACGCTGACCTGCTCGACGGGCAACAGGGCAGCTATTACACGAACATCACCGCGCGGCTTGGCTACACCCCGCTTGATGCCTCGGGCGATACGCTCACTGGCGACCTCACTCTCCTTTATGCCACGCCGACGATCAGCTTCCGCGCGTCCGGCTATATGACGGGGTTTATCCGCAACGACGGCAACATCCTTTATTTCCTGCGCGGAGCCGTCAACGCGACGACCTTCACCGCAGTCAACGGCACATGGCCGATGACCATCAACCTAGCGAATAATGAGGTGCGGGTAGGTGGCGAACTTTATGCCCGCAACGGAAATAAGGTCTGGGACGCTGGGAATGACGGCGCTGGCTCCGGCATGGACGCCGACTTGCTCGATGGCCAGCAGGGCAGCTACTACACGGACATCGCGGCTCGGCTCGGCTTCACGCCAGTCAGGCAGGGTGGCGGCGCAGGCCAAGGGACCAACATCATCCGGATCGGGTGGAGCGGTTCGCGTCTGAAAGCGCAGGTCGATGGTGTAGATCAGGGCAATATCGTCTTCGACGCGCAGTTTGGTGCCCAAAATCTTTCGTCCAACGGATATCAGGTGCTGCCCGGCGGCCTGATCCTCCAGTGGGGCAACGTCGTTGCTCCAGCGAACGGCATCAACGCCATCACCTTCCCGATCGCCTTCCCCACCGAGTGCCTCGCTGGCTTCGCCACCAACATGTCGGGCGCGGTGCCTTCCGCCTGGGCATCCGCCGGGAGCCAGTCTGCAACGGGCATGTCCGTGGGGCATGCCAGAGCGTCCCTTACAGCCGCCGCCGCCGGAACCGCCGCATTCTGGTGGGCCATCGGGAGATAA
- a CDS encoding DNA adenine methylase translates to MSTPFVLVRPVSPVAGYIGGKRNLSRRICAIIDGTPHSSYAEPFVGMGGIFLRRSRRPRAEAINDISGDVVTLFRCLAEHYPYLIDMLRFRVASRAEFERLLGQDPDRLTDLQRAVRFLYVQRLAFGGKVRGRGFGVDAASPARFDVGKIEPLLADVHDRLQSVVIERLPYAEFIRRYDRDGALFYLDPPYWACERDYGADVFSRADFAALADQLAGIKGRFLMSLNDNEGVRDTFSRFTIAAIDTTYSVGGKPTKAGEVLISNFPLPANDG, encoded by the coding sequence ATGTCTACCCCTTTTGTTCTCGTTCGTCCTGTTTCGCCCGTCGCCGGTTATATCGGCGGAAAGCGCAACCTTTCCCGGCGGATATGCGCGATCATCGACGGCACGCCTCACAGCAGCTATGCGGAACCGTTCGTCGGCATGGGTGGCATCTTCCTGCGCCGTTCGCGCCGCCCGCGCGCCGAAGCGATCAACGATATTTCCGGCGACGTCGTGACGCTGTTCCGCTGCCTTGCCGAGCATTATCCCTATCTGATCGACATGCTGCGATTCCGCGTGGCGAGCCGCGCCGAGTTCGAGCGGCTGCTGGGGCAGGATCCTGACCGGCTGACGGATCTGCAGCGCGCCGTCCGCTTCCTCTATGTCCAGCGTCTCGCCTTCGGTGGCAAGGTGCGGGGACGTGGCTTCGGTGTCGATGCCGCGTCGCCCGCGCGCTTCGACGTCGGGAAGATCGAACCGCTGCTGGCGGACGTCCATGATCGGCTGCAATCCGTCGTCATCGAGCGCCTGCCCTATGCCGAGTTCATCCGCCGCTATGACCGGGACGGCGCGCTCTTCTATCTCGATCCGCCCTATTGGGCATGCGAGCGTGACTATGGTGCCGATGTTTTTAGCCGTGCCGACTTCGCCGCCCTGGCTGACCAGCTGGCGGGAATCAAGGGCCGCTTCCTCATGTCGCTGAACGACAATGAGGGCGTGCGGGACACATTCTCCCGCTTCACCATCGCCGCGATCGACACGACATACAGCGTCGGCGGCAAGCCGACCAAGGCTGGCGAAGTGCTGATCAGCAATTTCCCGCTGCCCGCGAACGACGGCTAA
- a CDS encoding D-Ala-D-Ala carboxypeptidase family metallohydrolase, whose product MQLSPNFRLAEFTASATATARGIANVPGACQIAAMQLLCAKVLEPLRAHFGKPVRVTSGFRSIKLCLAVGSSSSSQHAQGEAADFEISGVDNVTVATFIRDHMAFDQLILENYTRGQPNSGWIHVSYRDGRLRKDVLTYSRRSYFKGLLA is encoded by the coding sequence ATGCAGCTGTCCCCCAACTTTAGGCTGGCCGAATTCACCGCGTCCGCGACAGCGACGGCTCGGGGCATCGCCAACGTCCCCGGCGCGTGCCAGATCGCGGCGATGCAGCTGCTCTGCGCCAAAGTGCTGGAACCGCTGCGCGCGCATTTCGGCAAGCCTGTCCGCGTCACGTCGGGATTCCGCTCGATCAAGCTGTGCTTGGCGGTGGGATCATCGTCCAGCAGCCAGCACGCGCAGGGCGAGGCGGCCGATTTCGAGATCAGCGGCGTCGATAATGTGACGGTCGCCACCTTCATCCGCGATCACATGGCCTTCGACCAGCTGATCCTTGAAAACTACACGCGCGGCCAGCCCAACAGTGGCTGGATCCACGTCAGCTATCGAGACGGGCGACTGCGCAAGGATGTGCTGACCTATTCGCGCCGGTCCTATTTCAAGGGGCTGCTCGCATGA
- a CDS encoding tail fiber assembly protein, with protein sequence MSLFFAPSTGGFYKAEIHGDAIPPDAVEITAEQHASLLAGQTNGSIIVADQAGLPTLASPPPPSPDQLMMWMRGERDQLLRDSDFTQLPDTPIDPALREEWRLYRQALRDLPEAITDPAAINWPIPPAS encoded by the coding sequence ATGTCATTGTTCTTCGCGCCCTCGACCGGGGGATTTTACAAAGCTGAAATCCATGGCGACGCTATTCCGCCGGACGCCGTCGAGATAACAGCGGAGCAGCATGCCTCCCTTCTCGCCGGGCAGACCAATGGTTCCATCATTGTCGCGGATCAGGCTGGGCTTCCTACACTCGCCTCGCCGCCGCCGCCGTCCCCCGATCAGTTGATGATGTGGATGCGCGGCGAGCGCGACCAACTGCTGCGCGACAGCGATTTCACCCAGCTTCCTGACACTCCGATCGACCCGGCGCTGCGCGAAGAATGGCGGCTTTACCGTCAGGCGCTGCGCGATCTGCCGGAAGCGATCACAGATCCCGCCGCCATCAACTGGCCCATTCCTCCAGCATCATAG